The proteins below come from a single Drosophila teissieri strain GT53w chromosome 3L, Prin_Dtei_1.1, whole genome shotgun sequence genomic window:
- the LOC122616408 gene encoding tyrosine-protein phosphatase non-receptor type 23, with translation MEAVPRLHMLGFALKSSPEGTSFAALKKYIAEFYHEDPEAYSKEVHALETLRNQAMRTTKDGAPVMKRYYCQLHALQNRFPQLADRGIFTFTWKDLYHSAVHEVTDLRFERAAVLFNIAASHTQSGASVTRGDVDGMKMACTHFQAAAWAYGELRERYANVNSGGDFMTTELLVFQQQVCFAQAQECILEKSLIDNRKPHIVAKVTAQIVVYYGAALAALLTGGDEGPVAQVIDSPLYKLWKKYVRFKINYLTCILYLYQGQHSEEKRQMGERVTLYQASWDKLEEARKESKGLPDQQEINESLSFTADVVEAKRKNAKNENEFIYHEAVPELSTIAAVQGANLVNGIGFQVTDEEHAGPDIFARLVPMKAHEASSLYSEEKAKLLRKYGALLEEKDTQLESYMSSLTLDNLNINEEQANKLPQGIVDRCAALNANKTAISDLVEAMSQLAEITADVETNLGEISSMLEAETKAEREFQSASGVQRTPNAHITELSREFQKYSEAHARAGESNNTLRKAMSLHVNNLKILARPLPEIQQLMPKLSSELNTTEIFRDVKLILNKVNEMKAQRAQFHADLRIAINEDDITGKVIAHGGQEGLQALFATELGKHDKITELLDQNMVAQGNILQALTENYAKAAPVLKTLQDVKQKREHFYSSLAASYDVYEDLLAKSAKGLEFYKKLAGNVQKLLTRFRSARDVQSEERQQRMQSVKAATTPVVSKPIAETTPVPAVSSTPKLRDYLKAKAAMADASNPAYVPTVRPVPVGSENPTQAACSYATAPPNEPPPPYSLTQQQYFDPSAAGYTNPMYQQQQQHIAPPAYKAQASPNSQTLHGALGQMNLQGQAQDNNQAGMGYSYGYPSGSVPPLAYAPPGTVPASSVAQGLNVQQPLYVATSGNPVSVSNPSELPSSLQAPFVVNPMSNAYQTAAGYSGQAYQQLNAQAQQVPPAPTGYPTGPSAQQPLGYAATQGPQQQPGGYPQSQTPQQQVGAYPQQQSSGYAQQLTPQQQTCYSQSQAPQLQVPGYSQTQPSTGLSQQQTPQQQQTGYPQTPQLAGYPQSQQQATGYPQSQTPQQQAPGYSQTPQQPLAYQQQPSGYPPQQQQQSVVPQQPSLYPSQAVQASPQPVPGHQATPPNAGQPLPYPQQYTDPNAAPAPGVSPVPSPAPAQTPAPTSSQAQATTTPHPSATYSSYSNHPGYSFNPQTGIYEYSSGYQQDTSSLKGSQVSQNYQFSQSGKQQSVGTTDSEIASRGNSATGFDSPIVSHTKVNTAAKDSTSAIEGSESSNYYSTPYGYHGSVTPQQQPTPVPPTNSTASIYMQSGATSTAETQTTSSGAPYASSSALTKVESKPEAAAPKVTSNVDLLSDLDIDCSVAVPPPMLPQPALQPQVLATPTPPGSQVSVPVKVESVAEHAAPATPEIPVAAAEGIAPTSVTIPLGQKCASLDNLSNCSDLSSLENFDWDSVSVTHSVSEKQPKASGTANGHSNSFAFQTETFTDEKTTKYFQKEVESYEKLLENLHVKMLNGKTQLGAKWQELQQKLDKEAAANKRSTTIAKLFPEKNRSLDCLPYDHARVKLDKQTDDYINAAYMKNLSAGCPNFIVAQTPQSNTINDFWSMIWSEKSRTVVCLHTPNELFDPYWPQALDQPTHYDDYTVTCVKLQQLSHCSEYQLKLSMHGADAVLDLSLLQLKQWTKGAPAQLLGVAENALETHRQRCQAANAPQSPLIMNCLTGSERSELVAIGVCAIIATQSKQPILINTIDVWSRICAQRQNSLRDSAILEQSMQIVLCNAHNVLNKRGIMTSYQMKMAPQVTAKEQQENKDPLNELDALWKLK, from the exons atgGAGGCGGTGCCCCGTTTGCATATGCTGGGATTCGCCCTGAAATCGAGTCCCGAGGGAACCTCCTTTGCGGCATTAAAGAAG TACATAGCGGAATTTTACCATGAAGATCCGGAGGCCTATTCCAAAGAGGTCCATGCCCTGGAGACTCTACGAAACCAGGCCATGCGCACCACGAAAGATGGAGCGCCGGTGATGAAACGCTACTACTGCCAGCTGCACGCACTCCAGAATCGATTTCCCCAGCTGGCTGATCGCGGAATCTTTACCTTTACATGGAAGGATCTCTACCACAGTGCTGTTCACGAGGTCACCGATCTGCGATTCGAGCGGGCTGCCGTGCTGTTCAACATTGCCGCATCGCACACACAGTCCGGAGCGTCGGTGACCCGTGGCGATGTGGATGGCATGAAGATGGCCTGCACCCACTTCCAGGCGGCGGCTTGGGCCTATGGAGAGCTGAGAGAGCGGTATGCCAATGTCAATAGTGGAGGGGATTTCATGACCACGGAGCTGCTGGTCTTTCAGCAACAGGTGTGCTTTGCTCAAGCCCAAGAATGCATCCTCGAGAAGTCGCTGATCGACAATAGGAAGCCGCATATTGTGGCCAAAGTGACGGCCCAGATTGTGGTTTACTATGGAGCTGCACTGGCTGCTCTCCTTACTGGAGGAGACGAAGGTCCAGTGGCCCAGGTCATCGATAGTCCTCTTTACAAACTGTGGAAGAAGTACGTGCGCTTCAAAATCAACTATCTCACCTGTATCTTGTACCTGTACCAAGGCCAACATTCCGAGGAGAAGCGTCAGATGGGCGAAAGGGTGACGCTCTACCAG GCTTCCTGGGACAAACTGGAGGAGGCGCGCAAAGAGTCCAAGGGCCTTCCTGACCAGCAGGAAATCAACGAATCCCTCAGCTTCACCGCAGATGTGGTGGAAGCAAAGcgcaaaaatgccaaaaacgaaaatgagTTCATTTACCACGAGGCGGTGCCCGAACTGTCCACCATTGCAGCCGTCCAAGGTGCCAATTTGGTCAATGGGATTGGCTTCCAAGTAACCGACGAGGAGCACGCGGGACCAGACATCTTTGCCAGATTAGTGCCCATGAAGGCCCACGAAGCCAGCTCTTTGTACAGTGAAGAGAAAGCCAAACTTTTGCGAAAGTACGGAGCCCTGCTGGAGGAGAAGGACACCCAACTGGAGTCCTACATGAGCTCCCTCACCCTGGATAACCTGAATATCAACGAGGAGCAAGCCAATAAGTTGCCTCAGGGCATCGTGGATCGCTGTGCTGccttaaatgcaaataagacTGCTATAAGCGATCTTGTGGAGGCCATGTCTCAGCTGGCTGAGATTACAGCCGATGTGGAAACCAATCTTGGCGAAATTTCCAGCATGCTGGAGGCGGAAACCAAAGCGGAGCGGGAGTTCCAATCCGCCAGCGGCGTTCAACGCACTCCAAATGCCCACATTACTGAGTTGTCCCGAGAGTTCCAGAAATACAGTGAAGCCCATGCGCGGGCAGGGGAATCCAATAATACCTTGAGAAAAGCAATGAGTCTGCATGTAAATAATCTAAAGATCCTCGCAAGGCCGTTGCCTGAAATTCAACAACTGATGCCCAAACTGAGCTCGGAACTGAATACCACCGAAATTTTCAGGGATGTGAAGCTTATCCTTAACAAAGTCAACGAAATGAAAGCTCAACGTGCTCAGTTCCATGCGGATTTGAGGATAGCCATCAATGAGGATGACATTACTGGCAAAGTAATTGCGCACGGTGGACAGGAGGGCCTCCAAGCATTATTTGCCACCGAACTGGGCAAACACGATAAGATCACCGAACTTCTGGATCAGAACATGGTAGCTCAAGGTAATATTCTGCAAGCTCTAACTGAGAACTATGCCAAGGCGGCACCGGTTTTAAAAACACTCCAGGACGTGAAGCAGAAGCGGGAGCACTTTTACAGTTCGCTTGCTGCGTCCTACGATGTTTATGAGGATCTGCTGGCAAAATCCGCCAAGGGCTTGGAATTCTACAAAAAACTCGCCGGAAATGTACAGAAGCTACTTACCAGATTTAGATCCGCCAGGGATGTGCAGTCCGAGGAGCGTCAGCAAAGGATGCAGAGCGTCAAGGCCGCAACCACTCCGGTTGTCAGTAAACCCATTGCGGAAACTACTCCCGTGCCAGCGGTGAGCAGCACCCCAAAGTTAAGGGATTACCTGAAGGCCAAGGCAGCCATGGCGGATGCCTCAAATCCCGCCTATGTGCCTACAGTGCGTCCAGTGCCGGTGGGCTCGGAGAACCCCACGCAGGCCGCTTGTTCCTACGCCACTGCACCGCCGAATGAGCCACCTCCGCCCTACAGTCTCACACAGCAGCAGTATTTCGATCCCAGTGCCGCTGGTTACACGAATCCCATgtatcagcagcaacagcagcacatAGCTCCTCCGGCCTACAAGGCCCAAGCATCGCCGAACTCTCAGACGCTGCACGGAGCACTCGGTCAGATGAACTTGCAGGGCCAGGCGCAGGATAACAACCAAGCCGGCATGGGATACAGTTACGGGTATCCAAGTGGCTCTGTGCCTCCTCTAGCCTACGCGCCACCCGGAACAGTTCCCGCCAGCTCAGTTGCGCAGGGATTGAATGTCCAGCAACCTCTGTATGTGGCTACATCGGGCAATCCAGTTTCGGTTTCCAATCCCAGTGAGCTGCCGTCCTCCCTGCAGGCACCCTTTGTGGTCAATCCAATGTCCAATGCTTACCAAACAGCGGCAGGATATTCCGGACAGGCTTACCAACAGCTTAATGCTCAAGCTCAACAGGTGCCTCCAGCACCTACTGGCTATCCAACAGGACCATCAGCGCAACAACCCTTGGGCTATGCCGCAACTCAGGGGCCACAGCAGCAACCTGGCGGATATCCACAATCCCAGACACCACAGCAACAGGTGGGAGCTTATCCGCAGCAGCAATCATCGGGCTATGCTCAACAGCTGACGCCTCAGCAACAAACGTGTTATTCCCAGTCGCAAGCACCGCAGCTCCAAGTCCCTGGCTATTCCCAAACCCAGCCATCTACTGGACTATCGCAGCAACAGACAcctcagcagcaacagacTGGATATCCCCAGACACCGCAGTTGGCTGGTTATCCTCAGTCCCAGCAACAGGCTACAGGATATCCCCAATCGCAGAcaccgcagcagcaggcccCCGGGTATTCCCAGACACCTCAACAACCACTGGCGTATCAGCAGCAACCCTCTGGTTatccaccacaacaacaacagcaatcagTTGTTCCGCAACAGCCGTCACTTTATCCATCGCAGGCTGTGCAAGCATCGCCTCAACCTGTTCCAGGCCACCAGGCAACACCACCGAATGCCGGGCAGCCTTTGCCATATCCACAGCAGTACACTGATCCGAATGCAGCACCAGCTCCTGGGGTTTCTCCTGTTCCAAGTCCTGCTCCGGCTCAGACTCCAGCCCCCACTTCATCTCAAGCTCAGGCTACCACGACCCCTCATCCTTCGGCCACCTACAGCAGCTATTCCAATCATCCTGGCTATAGTTTCAATCCGCAGACAGGTATATACGAGTACAGCAGTGGCTATCAGCAGGACACCAGTTCGTTGAAGGGATCCCAAGTCTCTCAAAACTACCAGTTCAGCCAGAGTGGCAAGCAACAATCGGTGGGAACCACGGACTCTGAGATTGCGAGTCGCGGCAATAGCGCCACAGGATTCGAT TCCCCTATCGTGTCCCACACAAAGGTTAATACGGCTGCAAAGGACTCCACTTCCGCTATAGAGGGCTCGGAGTCATCCAACTACTATTCTACTCCTTATGGATATCATGGCAGTGTAACGCCGCAGCAACAACCCACTCCTGTGCCACCTACGAATTCAACTGCGTCCATTTATATGCAAAGTGGGGCGACCAGCACTGCAGAAACCCAGACGACCTCCAGTGGCGCTCCTTACGCCTCCTCCTCGGCTTTGACCAAAGTAGAATCAAAGCCGGAGGCAGCGGCTCCCAAGGTAACCAGCAATGTGGACCTGCTAAGCGACCTGGACATTGATTGCTCGGTGGCTGTTCCGCCGCCAATGTTGCCGCAGCCCGCTTTGCAGCCCCAGGTGTTGGCCACTCCCACGCCGCCGGGAAGTCAGGTATCGGTGCCTGTTAAGGTTGAAAGTGTTGCCGAGCACGCTGCTCCCGCAACACCTGAAATTCCTGTGGCTGCCGCCGAAGGAATTGCTCCAACTTCGGTTACCATTCCTTTGGGTCAGAAGTGTGCCAGCTTAGATAACCTTTCTAACTGCTCTGACTTGAGTTCCCTGGAGAACTTTGACTGGGACTCGGTTTCCGTTACACATTCCGTCAGTGAGAAACAGCCCAAGGCATCTGGCACCGCCAATGGGCATTCGAACAGCTTTGCATTCCAAACCGAAACTTTTACCGACGAAAAAACGACGAAATATTTCCAAAAGGAGGTGGAGAGCTACGAGAAATTGCTGGAGAATCTACACGTGAAAATGCTGAATGGCAAAACACAACTGGGTGCCAAATGGCAAGAGCTGCAGCAAAAGCTGGATAAAGAAGCTGCTGCTAACAAGCGATCCACCACCATTGCGAAATTGTTCCCGGAGAAAAATCGATCCCTCGATTGTCTGCCCTATGATCATGCCAGAGTAAAGCTGGACAAGCAGACCGATGACTACATCAATGCCGCCTACATGAAG AACTTGAGTGCCGGCTGTCCCAACTTCATTGTCGCTCAGACTCCCCAGTCGAACACCATCAACGATTTCTGGTCCATGATCTGGTCGGAGAAGTCTCGCACTGTGGTTTGTCTGCATACCCCAAATGAA CTTTTTGATCCCTACTGGCCCCAAGCGTTGGACCAGCCCACTCACTACGATGATTACACCGTGACCTGTGTAAAGTTGCAGCAACTTAGCCACTGCTCCGAGTACCAACTCAAGCTATCCATGCATGGAGCGGACGCCGTGCTGGATTTATCTCTTCTGCAGCTGAAACAGTGGACCAAGGG AGCTCCAGCTCAACTTTTGGGAGTTGCGGAAAACGCTTTGGAGACCCATCGACAACGCTGCCAGGCAGCCAATGCTCCCCAATCGCCGCTTATTATGAACTGCTTAACGGGTTCGGAGCGCTCCGAACTGGTGGCCATTGGAGTGTGTGCGATTATAGCGACGCAGAGCAAGCAGCCAATTTTAATAA ATACGATTGATGTTTGGTCGCGCATTTGTGCGCAGCGTCAAAATTCCCTGAGGGATTCCGCCATCCTGGAGCAGTCCATGCAAATAGTGCTCTGCAATGCTCACAATGTGCTCAACAAGC GTGGCATAATGACCTCATATCAAATGAAGATGGCGCCGCAGGTGACtgccaaggagcagcaggagaacaAGGATCCGCTCAACGAATTGGATGCCCTTTGGAAGCTGAAGTAA
- the LOC122616581 gene encoding patatin-like phospholipase domain-containing protein 2, which produces MNLSFAGCGFLGIYHVGVAVCFKKYAPHLLLEKIGGASAGSLAACCLLCDLPLGSMTSDFFRVVNEARRYSLGPFSPSFNIQTCLLEGLQKHLPDDAHKRVNGRLHISLTRVYDGKNVIISEFESREEVLQALLCACFIPGFSGILPPRFRGVRYMDGAFSDNLPILDENTITVSPFCGESDICPRDQSSQLFHLNWANTSIEISRQNINRFVRILFPPRPEFLSKFCQQGFDDALQFLHRNNLINCRRCVAVQSTFVVSETVAQPQEFDPECRECKKHRKDALSSNMPQTVLDVIQDYIEQANKGLANWIFKHRGIKLLSLPATVPMDFLLATISKISALTPKLTKQARVMVEDFVLQLNNAMRIRLLNKFTLYDQPHFDATGLLHSSRLYGPRVSILVDECGATPLEDDVDNFEHVLKMTTHNDALYAYYYTDSNTNKVKVTEIFDFDEITEHDKLATDLQIYEGSVEDHPNPHQHSHNTVVSEWNGVESDFFIDAHTPNVEDSKTAAPQFARLDLDAESDASVLSDPEVDQIVSTSTHSTDMYIEIEGN; this is translated from the exons GCAGCATGACTTCGGACTTCTTCAGGGTGGTGAACGAAGCTCGTCGCTACTCCCTGGGTCCCTTCAGTCCCTCCTTCAACATCCAGACCTGCCTGCTGGAGGGTCTGCAGAAGCATCTACCAGACGATGCTCACAAGCGGGTCAATGGACGGCTGCACATCTCCCTAACCCGGGTGTACGATGGAAAGAATGTGATCATCTCGGAGTTCGAGTCCCGGGAGGAGGTTCTCCAGGCACTGTTGTGCGCGTGCTTCATACCGGGATTCTCGGGCATCTTGCCGCCCAGATTCCGTGGCGTCCGCTACATGGATGGTGCCTTCTCGGACAACCTGCCCATTCTGGACGAGAACACCATTACGGTGAGCCCGTTCTGTGGCGAGAGTGATATTTGCCCGAGGGACCAGAGCTCGCAGCTCTTCCATCTGAACTGGGCCAACACCAGCATCGAGATCTCCAGACAGAACATCAATCGGTTCGTGCGCATCCTCTTCCCGCCACGTCCCGAGTTTCTGTCCAAGTTCTGCCAGCAGGGATTCGACGATGCCCTGCAGTTCCTGCACCGCAACAATCTGATCAACTGCCGGCGTTGCGTGGCGGTCCAGTCCACATTCGTGGTTTCCGAGACGGTGGCCCAGCCCCAGGAGTTCGATCCCGAGTGCAGGGAGTGCAAGAAGCATAGAAAG GACGCTTTAAGCTCAAACATGCCCCAAACGGTTCTGGATGTGATCCAGGACTACATCGAGCAGGCCAACAAGGGTCTGGCCAACTGGATCTTCAAACATCGCGGTATAAAGCTGCTTTCCCTACCCGCCACAGTGCCCATGGACTTTCTGCTGGCCACCATTTCCAA AATATCAGCACTGACGCCCAAACTTACCAAGCAAGCCAGAGTAATGGTGGAGGACTTTGTTTTGCAGTTGAATAACGCCATGCGGATACGACTGCTTAATAAATTCACG cTTTATGACCAGCCTCACTTCGATGCCACAGGACTCCTTCATTCCAGCCGCCTATATGGACCCCGTGTTTCAATCCTAGTGGACGAATG TGGAGCCACCCCGCTAGAGGACGATGTCGACAACTTTGAGCATGTCCTCAAGATGACCACGCACAACGACGCTCTATATGCCTATTACTACACCGACAGCAACACGAACAAGGTGAAAGTTACCGAGATATTTGACTTTGACGAAATAACGGAGCACGACAAGCTGGCCACCGATCTGCAGATCTACGAAGGCTCTGTCGAGGATCACCCCAATCCCCACCAGCATAGCCACAACACAGTGGTCAGCGAATGGAATGGCGTCGAATCAG ACTTCTTCATCGATGCCCACACACCAAATGTGGAGGATAGTAAAACAGCAGCGCCACAATTCGCCCGCCTGGACCTGGATGCCGAGTCAGATGCTAGTGTGCTCAGTGATCCCGAGGTGGACCAGATTGTTAGCACCTCGACGCACAGCACCGACATGTATATAGAAATTGAGGGGAATTAG